The sequence below is a genomic window from Salinispira pacifica.
ATAGCTGCGGCCGGGTTTCTGTCGTTTAGTTTTGCTCACCATCACCTGCCAGGTATCGCTTGGCTGATCCTGGGGCAATGAAGAGAACCCGGTGCCGATGTGAGCGGTGCTCCCCTCTGGATTTCCGGAGATCATCGGAGCCAGAAAGAGAAACTCCACCCTGCTGCCGGTATCGCTTGTGGCGTACACCCGGGCTTTCCGCACACGGGTGTTGTTGAATACCATCAGGGTATCACGGGGGATATGATCCGCCAGCCTGGATACCATGTCATGGGTTACCCGATCCTCCGCCCCATGACTGGTGTTTTGACTGCGGTACTCATTTTTTCTATCGTATACGAGAAGTCGGGAACCGCCCCGGGTTTCCGAAGGATGCTGAGCTACAAGCTCTTCCGGCAAATCAAAATAAAAATCTTTGGTTTTCATATCTATTTTCGTCCTCATCGCCCCGGGAGGATCCAGGGTCATTCACGTTTCCATTTGATGCAGGTCTTTTTTCGGGCATCTCCAATCCAAGATGATTGTATGCCCGATGGGTCACCGTCCTTCCCCGGGGAGTCCGCATGAGAAACCCCTGTTGGATCAGGTAGGGTTCATGAAAATCCTCCAGGGTATCCACCGATTCACCGATGGATATGGCCAGTGTTTCAGCCCCAACGGGACCTCCGCGGTAATGGTGAATAATGCTTCTCAGTATTTCACGGTCCTGATGCTCAAGCCCAAGACTGTCAATCTTCAGGCGCTTCAGCCCCTGAGCCACCACATCCCGGGTAATTACACCGGAGCCGAGCACATCTGCAAAGTCCCGCATTCTCCTGAGAATTCGGTTCGCAATACGGGGAGTCCCCCTGCTGCATTGGGCAATAAAGTCAATGGCATCCTGTTCAATTTCCACCTGGAGGATTCCCGAAGATCTTCGAATTACCGAGCTCAGCTCAGTGGGAGAATACAGTTCAATGCGGATATCAATGCCAAAGCGGCTGTAAAGTGGGCTGGCAACTTTACCGGCCTTGGTTGTGGCTCCAACCAAGGTAAAGGATGGCAGAGGAATTCGCACGTTTCGTGCAGCAGGACCCTGGCCGATTACCCAGTCCAGCTCGCCGTCTTCCATGGCGATATAAAGCATCTCTTCAATTACCGGTTTCAAACGGTGAATCTCATCAATGAAAAAGACGGCGCCGTCTTCAAGAGTTGTGAGCATTCCTGCCAGATCTTTGGGCTTATCCAGCACAGGCGCAG
It includes:
- the ruvB gene encoding Holliday junction branch migration DNA helicase RuvB yields the protein MDFSLDASQSSEDHTIEHHLRPQLLSEFQGQEGIKDNLSIFIQATRKRGEALDHLFLSGPPGLGKTTLAGIVAQELGVEFRVTSAPVLDKPKDLAGMLTTLEDGAVFFIDEIHRLKPVIEEMLYIAMEDGELDWVIGQGPAARNVRIPLPSFTLVGATTKAGKVASPLYSRFGIDIRIELYSPTELSSVIRRSSGILQVEIEQDAIDFIAQCSRGTPRIANRILRRMRDFADVLGSGVITRDVVAQGLKRLKIDSLGLEHQDREILRSIIHHYRGGPVGAETLAISIGESVDTLEDFHEPYLIQQGFLMRTPRGRTVTHRAYNHLGLEMPEKRPASNGNVNDPGSSRGDEDENRYENQRFLF